A region from the Longimicrobiales bacterium genome encodes:
- a CDS encoding enoyl-ACP reductase, with product MTPTRLFEGKRVLVFGVANDRSIAWGIAQALHEHGASLIFTYAGEALEKRVRPLAESVDAEMILPCDVGDDGQVEECFTRIREKWDSFDVLVHAVAFANREDLEGRFMNTSRQGFLKAQEISVFSLVLLARHSAPMLRERGGNILTLSYYGAEKVVTNYNVMGVAKAALESSVRYLAADLGPDGVRINAISAGPIKTLAASGVRGFKGLMSLAEERTPLRRNVTQGDVGNAALFLCSGLAAGVTGEVVYVDGGYHIMGV from the coding sequence ATGACGCCCACGCGTCTCTTCGAGGGCAAGCGCGTCCTCGTGTTCGGCGTTGCCAACGACCGGAGCATCGCATGGGGCATCGCGCAGGCCCTCCACGAGCACGGCGCCAGCCTCATCTTCACATATGCCGGCGAGGCGCTGGAGAAGCGTGTGCGTCCGCTCGCGGAGAGCGTCGATGCGGAGATGATCCTGCCCTGCGACGTTGGCGACGATGGACAGGTGGAGGAATGCTTCACCAGGATCCGTGAGAAGTGGGACAGCTTCGACGTTCTCGTCCACGCCGTCGCCTTCGCCAACCGTGAGGATCTGGAGGGCCGCTTCATGAACACCTCGCGCCAGGGGTTCCTGAAGGCGCAGGAGATCAGCGTCTTCTCACTCGTGCTGCTGGCCCGCCACTCCGCGCCGATGCTGCGCGAGCGCGGCGGCAACATCCTGACGCTGTCGTACTACGGTGCCGAGAAGGTGGTCACGAACTACAACGTGATGGGTGTCGCGAAGGCGGCGCTGGAATCGAGCGTTCGCTACCTCGCCGCGGATCTCGGTCCGGATGGCGTGCGGATCAATGCGATCAGTGCCGGTCCGATCAAGACGCTGGCGGCGTCGGGCGTGCGTGGCTTCAAGGGCCTGATGAGCCTGGCCGAGGAGCGCACACCGCTGCGGCGCAACGTAACCCAGGGCGACGTCGGCAATGCCGCCCTGTTCCTGTGCAGCGGCCTCGCGGCCGGTGTGACGGGCGAGGTCGTCTACGTCGATGGTGGCTATCACATCATGGGCGTCTGA
- a CDS encoding NlpC/P60 family protein, with translation MTSRSDTGGALDDAIEEVRRQFVPDFRSGVFDVVAQQDGATVVLRGQSTHPAAVTALVAQLRDQGLTAVDNVMRLPDASLGAARHALVRSAVAPVYAEPRLPAPQISQLVMGMRVELLAHADDWYRIRGEDGYVGWAYQGYLQGGDDDWAFAWERGSNGESVVSLGAELIDADGRIIARLPWGARLTRHSGAYHLPDGRSGMVANGDVVDVDRLSDWFPHRGESIARTARRWYGAPYLWGGVTLNGVDCSGFTQAVMWMHGIALPRDSDLQERAGTGVALGLELSELRPGDLLFFAEPEARVSHVAISLGGPLIIHSALGNGGVHINDLAGSEPLEHRLAAMFVSARRLLAD, from the coding sequence ATGACGTCGCGCAGCGATACCGGCGGTGCGCTCGACGACGCGATCGAAGAAGTCCGACGCCAGTTCGTCCCTGACTTCCGGTCCGGGGTCTTCGATGTCGTCGCCCAGCAGGACGGTGCGACGGTCGTGCTGCGCGGTCAGTCCACGCATCCCGCCGCTGTGACCGCGCTGGTCGCGCAGCTGCGAGATCAGGGACTCACCGCCGTCGACAACGTCATGCGGCTGCCCGACGCATCACTCGGCGCCGCCCGCCACGCCCTGGTCCGCTCCGCAGTGGCTCCGGTTTATGCCGAGCCGCGGCTGCCGGCCCCGCAGATCTCTCAGCTGGTCATGGGCATGCGCGTCGAGCTTCTCGCCCACGCCGACGATTGGTATCGCATCCGCGGCGAGGACGGCTATGTCGGCTGGGCCTATCAGGGATATCTCCAGGGCGGCGACGACGACTGGGCCTTCGCCTGGGAGCGGGGCAGCAATGGCGAGTCGGTCGTATCTCTCGGCGCAGAGCTCATCGACGCCGATGGCCGCATTATCGCACGCCTGCCCTGGGGCGCACGCCTGACGCGGCACTCGGGTGCCTATCATCTTCCGGACGGCCGCAGCGGCATGGTGGCCAACGGCGATGTCGTCGATGTCGATCGCCTGAGTGACTGGTTCCCGCACCGCGGTGAGAGCATCGCACGCACCGCCCGGCGCTGGTATGGCGCACCCTACCTGTGGGGCGGCGTCACGCTGAATGGCGTCGACTGCTCGGGATTCACGCAGGCAGTCATGTGGATGCACGGGATCGCCCTCCCTCGCGACTCCGATCTCCAGGAGCGCGCGGGCACCGGCGTAGCGCTCGGTCTCGAGCTGAGCGAGCTGCGGCCCGGAGATCTCCTCTTCTTCGCCGAGCCCGAGGCCCGCGTGAGCCACGTGGCCATCTCGCTCGGCGGTCCACTCATCATCCATTCCGCACTCGGCAACGGCGGCGTGCACATCAACGACCTCGCCGGCTCCGAGCCGCTCGAGCATCGGCTCGCCGCCATGTTCGTCTCCGCACGCAGGCTGCTCGCAGACTAG
- the dacB gene encoding D-alanyl-D-alanine carboxypeptidase/D-alanyl-D-alanine-endopeptidase, translating to MKTLLSFAAVAGWLSIQAAVAPALTQADAAAEAPQAGGGPSASATASAAEAEAMRAALDRDLREIIARPGWSGDEWSVMVRSLDRGDTLFSFGGDRPLAPASNMKLFTTAAALYYLGPDFRYNTFLMATGPIRDGVLEGDLVLYGTGDPTFSSRFGDNLRVWKAFADTLQAMGVREIRGSIMGDGSYFTGPGAGEGWQQGYMNASYAASAGALSFAENIAMLQIAPGAEDGWRPEVRLVPGGEGIAIVNQATTRAGGSTRISATRMAYDGPIVVRGQIGRGAKPVLRSVPVSDPARLAAATFRAVLVDRQITIQGGLGSAHSSEESPVTGRSVFAPALDSQAPIRVLAVHTSEPILDILTIINKRSHNLMAEQVLRTVGRVAVGEGSVAGGRRAIEHMLAQEGHPADIAVYDGSGLSVLNRASAGDFIDLLALMAASPMWPYYWETLPEAGASDGLRRMYRTGAEGNLRAKTGTIDRVSALSGYVSSANGERLAFSIISNNVPSTWMAKRVEDAIGGRLAEFERPLDAPARRVDPGERAAGGTSEDGVAAPAPVPTQPREPAATQTHRIGRGETLSHLARRYGVSVADIERANPGLNPRRVQVGQLVRIPTRDGPVPTPDQTTGTPPASNAPAAGQPATGQPAAAQPPRSDPAAAQPAAARTHTIRSGDTLDGISKRYSTTVSALQAANPGLNPRRLIPGKTIRIP from the coding sequence ATGAAGACACTTCTCTCGTTCGCAGCCGTTGCAGGCTGGCTCAGCATACAGGCCGCGGTCGCGCCGGCGCTAACGCAGGCCGACGCGGCGGCTGAGGCGCCGCAGGCAGGCGGGGGCCCGAGTGCGTCCGCTACGGCGAGCGCCGCGGAAGCTGAAGCCATGCGGGCCGCGCTCGACCGCGATCTCCGGGAGATCATCGCGCGTCCCGGCTGGAGCGGCGATGAGTGGAGCGTGATGGTGCGGTCGCTCGACCGTGGCGACACGCTCTTCTCCTTCGGCGGCGACAGGCCGCTCGCGCCTGCATCGAACATGAAGCTCTTCACGACTGCGGCCGCGCTGTACTACCTCGGGCCCGACTTCCGATACAACACGTTCCTGATGGCGACCGGGCCGATCCGTGACGGCGTGCTGGAGGGCGACCTGGTGCTTTACGGCACAGGCGATCCCACGTTCAGCAGCCGGTTCGGCGACAACCTGCGGGTATGGAAGGCCTTTGCCGACACACTGCAGGCGATGGGCGTGCGTGAGATCCGCGGCAGCATCATGGGCGACGGCTCCTATTTCACGGGGCCCGGCGCGGGCGAGGGCTGGCAGCAGGGCTACATGAATGCGTCGTATGCCGCCTCCGCGGGCGCACTGAGCTTCGCGGAGAACATCGCGATGCTGCAGATCGCACCCGGGGCGGAAGACGGCTGGCGGCCGGAAGTGCGGCTGGTCCCGGGCGGCGAGGGTATCGCCATCGTGAACCAGGCCACGACACGTGCCGGCGGGTCGACCCGGATCAGTGCGACACGCATGGCTTATGACGGCCCGATCGTGGTGCGCGGCCAGATCGGACGTGGCGCGAAGCCGGTACTGCGATCGGTTCCGGTATCGGACCCGGCGCGCCTGGCCGCCGCAACGTTCCGTGCGGTGCTGGTGGATCGGCAGATCACGATACAGGGCGGCCTCGGATCCGCGCATTCGAGTGAGGAGTCGCCGGTCACGGGACGGTCGGTGTTTGCGCCGGCACTCGACTCGCAGGCGCCGATACGGGTTCTGGCCGTACACACGTCGGAGCCGATCCTCGACATCCTGACGATCATCAACAAGCGCAGCCATAACCTGATGGCGGAGCAGGTGCTGCGGACAGTTGGACGGGTGGCGGTCGGCGAGGGCAGCGTCGCAGGGGGACGCCGCGCGATCGAGCACATGCTCGCACAGGAAGGTCATCCTGCCGACATCGCCGTGTATGACGGCTCGGGGCTGTCCGTGCTGAACCGGGCGAGCGCGGGAGACTTCATCGATCTGCTGGCGCTGATGGCGGCCTCGCCCATGTGGCCCTACTACTGGGAGACGCTGCCGGAGGCGGGAGCATCGGACGGCCTGCGGCGAATGTACCGGACGGGCGCCGAAGGCAACCTGCGAGCGAAGACGGGCACCATTGACCGCGTGTCCGCTCTTTCGGGTTACGTGTCGTCGGCGAACGGCGAGCGACTGGCGTTCAGCATCATCAGCAACAATGTCCCGTCGACGTGGATGGCCAAGCGTGTCGAGGACGCGATTGGCGGACGCCTCGCGGAGTTCGAGCGGCCGCTGGATGCGCCGGCCCGGCGAGTCGACCCGGGCGAGCGGGCAGCAGGGGGTACATCCGAGGATGGCGTCGCGGCACCCGCACCGGTACCGACGCAGCCGCGGGAGCCCGCGGCGACTCAGACGCATCGAATCGGACGCGGCGAGACCCTGAGCCATCTTGCGCGCCGATATGGTGTGAGCGTCGCGGACATCGAGCGTGCGAACCCCGGGCTGAACCCGCGTCGTGTGCAGGTCGGCCAGCTGGTCCGCATCCCGACCCGGGACGGCCCGGTTCCGACACCGGACCAGACGACGGGAACGCCGCCCGCGAGCAACGCGCCCGCGGCAGGTCAGCCTGCCACGGGACAGCCGGCGGCCGCGCAGCCGCCCCGGTCAGACCCGGCTGCCGCACAGCCGGCGGCCGCGCGCACGCATACGATACGGAGCGGTGACACGCTGGACGGAATCTCGAAGCGCTACAGTACCACGGTGAGCGCGCTGCAGGCGGCGAATCCCGGGCTGAACCCGCGGCGCCTGATCCCGGGGAAGACGATTCGTATCCCGTAA
- a CDS encoding DMT family transporter translates to MTRTRATPVAAAVVPPAASAHAALLLMVLIWGVNFPVAKAALTELNPLAFNALRFPLAALVVYAALRRRGGFLWPRRGDRLRVFGLGVLGNVFYQQFFIFGLALTRAGTASLLLAATPIMTALLSAARGHERVAARTWFGVIATFVGIVLVVVFGGAAGEGTSSLLGDFLMIGASLSWAVYTVGSRGFIERYGSVQFTAWTLWTGAIGLCIIGLPAVVRTDLGAISAGAWFGVVYAGALSIGLAYLIWYYGVRLIGNTRTAAYSNLVPVVALLAAWLRLGEVPSAGQLAGAGVILTGLTLAQLRVTRQPRS, encoded by the coding sequence ATGACCAGGACACGAGCGACACCCGTTGCGGCAGCAGTGGTTCCGCCTGCAGCCAGTGCACATGCAGCGCTCCTCCTCATGGTGCTGATCTGGGGCGTCAACTTCCCCGTGGCCAAAGCCGCACTGACCGAGCTGAACCCGCTGGCGTTCAACGCGCTCCGATTTCCGCTGGCGGCGCTCGTGGTGTACGCGGCGCTCCGGCGACGCGGGGGATTCCTGTGGCCACGGCGCGGTGACCGCCTGCGTGTCTTCGGGCTGGGTGTGCTCGGCAACGTCTTCTATCAGCAGTTCTTCATCTTCGGGCTGGCGCTCACGCGCGCGGGCACCGCGAGCCTTCTGCTGGCCGCCACGCCGATCATGACGGCGCTGCTGTCGGCGGCGCGCGGCCACGAGCGTGTCGCGGCGCGGACCTGGTTCGGCGTCATCGCCACATTCGTCGGCATTGTGCTCGTCGTCGTGTTCGGCGGCGCCGCTGGCGAGGGGACCTCCAGCCTGCTCGGCGATTTCCTGATGATCGGTGCATCGCTCTCCTGGGCCGTTTATACCGTGGGCAGCCGAGGCTTCATCGAGCGGTACGGGTCTGTCCAGTTCACGGCGTGGACCCTGTGGACCGGTGCCATCGGGCTCTGCATCATAGGCCTGCCAGCGGTGGTGCGCACGGACCTGGGCGCGATATCGGCCGGCGCCTGGTTCGGTGTGGTGTACGCGGGGGCCCTCAGCATCGGCCTGGCGTACCTCATCTGGTACTACGGCGTGCGTCTGATTGGGAACACGCGTACGGCGGCCTATTCGAATCTGGTGCCTGTCGTTGCGCTGCTGGCCGCATGGCTTCGGCTGGGGGAGGTCCCCAGCGCGGGTCAGCTGGCGGGCGCCGGCGTGATTCTGACGGGGCTTACGCTCGCGCAGCTCAGGGT
- a CDS encoding Lrp/AsnC ligand binding domain-containing protein: protein MVAGVVLIRAQREHIATAARAVADIEGIAEVYSVSGDWDLVAIIRVPEWERIADVVTESLARVEGLERTTTLVAFRVFSKKDLAGAYDIFE from the coding sequence ATGGTGGCCGGTGTGGTTCTGATCCGCGCGCAGCGCGAGCACATCGCGACCGCAGCGCGCGCAGTTGCGGACATCGAAGGCATTGCCGAGGTGTACTCCGTCTCCGGTGACTGGGACCTCGTTGCGATCATCCGCGTGCCGGAGTGGGAACGGATCGCCGACGTCGTCACGGAGAGCCTGGCCAGGGTCGAGGGCCTGGAGCGCACGACCACGCTGGTCGCCTTCAGGGTCTTCTCGAAGAAGGACCTCGCCGGCGCTTACGACATTTTCGAGTGA